A window of the Canis aureus isolate CA01 chromosome 29, VMU_Caureus_v.1.0, whole genome shotgun sequence genome harbors these coding sequences:
- the CALHM1 gene encoding calcium homeostasis modulator protein 1 yields MDKFRMIFQFLQSNQESFMNGVCGIMALASAQVYSAFDFNCPCLPGYNAAYSAGILLAPPLVLFLLGLVMNNNVSVLAEEWKRPPGRRAKDPAVLRYMFCSMAQRALIAPVVWVAVTLLDGKCFLCAFCTAVPVTVLGNGSLAPGLPPPELARLLARVPCPDIYDGDWLLAREVAVRYLRCISQALGWSFVLLTTLLAFVVRSVRPCFTQAAFLKSKYWSHYIDIERKLFDETCTEHAKAFAKVCIQQFFEAVNHDLELGHAHGALATAPAGSAAPATTDGAEEEREKLRGITDQGTMNRLLTSWHKCKPPLQLGQEEPLMGNGWAGGRPRPPRKEVATYFSGV; encoded by the exons ATGGACAAGTTCCGGATGATCTTCCAGTTCCTGCAGTCCAACCAGGAGTCCTTCATGAACGGCGTCTGCGGCATCATGGCCCTGGCCAGCGCCCAGGTGTACTCCGCCTTCGATTTCAACTGCCCCTGCCTGCCCGGCTACAACGCGGCCTACAGCGCGGGCATCCTGCTGGCGCCGCCGCTCGTGCTCTTCCTGCTCGGCCTGGTCATGAACAACAACGTGTCCGTGCTGGCGGAGGAGTGGAAGCGGCCGCCGGGCCGCAGGGCCAAGGACCCCGCCGTGCTGCGCTACATGTTCTGCTCCATGGCCCAGCGCGCCCTCATCGCACCCGTCGTCTGGGTGGCCGTCACGCTGCTGGATGGCAAGTGCTTCCTCTGTGCCTTCTGCACCGCCGTACCAGTGACCGTGCTGGGCAACGGCAGCCTGGCCCCTGGCCTGCCTCCACCCGAGCTCGCCCGCCTGCTGGCCCGGGTGCCCTGCCCTGACATCTATGACGGCGACTGGCTGCTGGCCCGCGAGGTGGCCGTGCGCTACCTGCGCTGCATCTCCCAG GCACTGGGCTGGTCCTTTGTGCTGCTGACCACGCTGCTGGCCTTCGTCGTGCGCTCCGTGCGACCCTGCTTCACACAGGCTGCCTTCCTCAAAAGCAAGTACTGGTCCCACTATATTGACATCGAGCGCAAGCTCTTTGATGAGACGTGCACAGAGCATGCCAAGGCCTTCGCCAAGGTCTGCATCCAGCAGTTCTTTGAGGCGGTGAACCATGACCTGGAGTTGGGTCATGCCCACGGGGCACTGGCCACAGCCCCTGCTGGCTCAGCTGCCCCGGCGACCACTGACGGggctgaggaggagagggagaagctgcgCGGCATCACGGATCAAGGCACCATGAATAGGCTGCTCACGAGCTGGCACAAATGCAAGCCGCCCTTGCAGCTGGGCCAGGAGGAGCCACTGATGGGCAACggctgggcaggaggcaggcccCGGCCTCCACGCAAGGAGGTGGCCACCTACTTCAGCGGAGTGTGA
- the CALHM3 gene encoding calcium homeostasis modulator protein 3 — MEKFRMLFQHFQSSSESVMNGICLLLAAVTVKLYSSFDFNCPCLARYNTLYGLGLLLTPPLALFLCGLLANRQSVVMVEEWRRPAGQRTKDPGIIRYMCSSVLQRALAAPLVWILLALLDGKCFVCAFSSSVDPEKFLDFANMTPSQVQLFLAKVPCKEDELVRDSPARKAVSRYLRCLSQAIGWSITLLLIIVAFLARCLRPCFDQTVFLQRRYWSNYVDLEQKLFDETCCEHARDFAHRCVLHFFASMQSEMRARGLRRDTAAGRPEPPLVPNGPDGLDGDGGGKAHLRAVSSREQVDRLLSTWYSSKPPLDLVASPGLRAGGLSHRAATVAPGTRLPQHTDV; from the exons ATGGAAAAGTTCCGCATGCTCTTCCAGCACTTCCAGTCCAGCTCAGAGTCGGTGATGAACGGCATCTGCTTGCTGCTGGCCGCGGTCACCGTCAAGCTCTACTCCTCCTTTGACTTCAACTGCCCCTGCCTGGCGCGCTACAACACCCTGTACGGCCTGGGGCTGCTGCTCACACCCCCCCTCGCCCTCTTCCTCTGCGGCCTCCTCGCCAACCGGCAGTCGGTGGTGATGGTTGAGGAGTGGCGCCGGCCCGCGGGGCAGCGGACCAAGGACCCAGGAATCATCAG GTATATGTGTTCCTCTGTGCTGCAGAGAGCACTGGCTGCCCCCCTTGTCTGGATCCTACTGGCCCTCCTTGATGGCAAGTGCTTCGTGTGTGCCTTTAGCAGTTCCGTGGACCCTGAGAAGTTTCTGGACTTTGCCAACATGACCCCCAGCCAGGTGCAGCTCTTCCTGGCCAAGGTACCCTGCAAGGAGGACGAGCTGGTCAGGGACAGCCCCGCCAGAAAGGCAGTGTCCCGCTACCTACGGTGCCTGTCCCAG gccatCGGCTGGAGCATCACCCTGCTCCTGATCATCGTGGCCTTCCTGGCCCGCTGCCTGAGGCCTTGCTTCGACCAGACAGTCTTCCTGCAGCGCAGATACTGGAGCAACTATGTGGACCTGGAGCAGAAGCTCTTCGACGAGACGTGCTGTGAGCACGCGCGGGACTTCGCGCACCGCTGCGTGCTGCACTTCTTCGCCAGCATGCAGAGTGAGATGCGGGCCCGCGGGCTGCGCCGGGACACCGCGGCAGggcgccccgagccccccctGGTGCCCAACGGCCCCGACGGCCTGGATGGCGACGGTGGCGGCAAGGCCCACCTGCGGGCGGTCTCCAGCCGGGAGCAGGTGGACCGCCTCCTGAGCACGTGGTACTCCAGCAAACCACCGCTCGACCTCGTGGCATCCCCTGGGCTCCGGGCGGGTGGCCTCAGCCACCGCGCCGCCACGGTGGCCCCGGGCACCAGGCTGCCCCAGCACACTGACGTGTAG
- the CALHM2 gene encoding calcium homeostasis modulator protein 2 has product MAALIAENFRFLSLFFKSKDVMIFNGLVALGTVGSQELFSVVAFHCPCSPARNYLYGLTAIGVPALALFLIGVILNNHTWNLVAECQYRRAKNCSAAPNFLLLSSILGRAAVAPVTWSVISLLRGEAYVCALSEFVDPSSLTAGEKGFPPAHATEILARFPCGEGPANLSGFREEVTRRLKYESQLFGWLLIGVVAILVFLTKCLKHYCSPLSYRQEAYWAQYRTNEDQLFQRTAEVHSRVLAANNVRRFFGFVALNKDDEELVARFPVEGTQPRPQWNAITGVYLYRENQGLPLYSRLHKWAQGLAGNGTAPETMEMAPLTS; this is encoded by the exons ATGGCAGCCCTGATTGCAGAGAACTTCCGCTTCCTGTCGCTCTTCTTCAAGAGCAAGGATGTGATGATTTTCAATGGGCTGGTGGCACTGGGCACGGTGGGCAGCCAGGAGCTCTTCTCTGTGGTGGCTTTCCATTGCCCTTGCTCACCTGCCCGCAACTACCTGTACGGGCTGACGGCCATCGGCGTGCCTGCCCTGGCCCTCTTCCTCATTGGGGTCATCCTCAACAACCACACATGGAACCTGGTCGCTGAGTGCCAGTACCGGAGGGCCAAGAACTGCTCAGCTGCCCCCAACTTCCTCCTCCTAAGCTCCATCCTGGGCCGTGCAGCGGTGGCCCCTGTCACCTGGTCCGTCATTTCCCTGCTGCGAGGTGAGGCCTATGTCTGCGCTCTCAGCGAGTTTGTGGATCCCTCCTCACTCACAGCTGGGGAGAAGGGCTTCCCACCAGCCCATGCCACGGAAATCTTGGCCAGGTTCCCCTGCGGGGAGGGCCCCGCCAACCTGTCAGGCTTCCGGGAAGAGGTCACCCGCAGGCTCAAGTATGAGTCCCAG CTCTTCGGGTGGCTACTCATCGGCGTGGTGGCCATCCTGGTGTTCCTGACCAAGTGCCTCAAGCATTACTGCTCACCACTCAGCTACCGCCAGGAGGCCTACTGGGCACAGTACCGCACCAATGAGGACCAGCTCTTCCAGCGCACCGCCGAGGTACACTCACGGGTGCTGGCTGCCAACAATGTGCGCCGCTTCTTTGGCTTCGTGGCACTCAACAAGGATGACGAGGAGCTTGTTGCCAGGTTCCCAGTGGAAGGCACACAGCCTCGGCCACAGTGGAACGCCATCACTGGCGTCTACTTGTACCGTGAGAACCAGGGCCTCCCACTGTACAGCCGCCTGCACAAGTGGGCCCAAGGTCTGGCAGGCAATGGGACAGCACCAGAAACCATGGAGATGGCCCCCCTCACCTCCTGA